Within Pseudomonas sp. LBUM920, the genomic segment CAGGCGGTAGGTGGCGAGCATGTCCTGGCGGCTACGGCCGGAGTGAATCAATGAGGCTTCAGGGCCGATCTTGTCGGTCATGATTTTTTCCAGCTGCAGCACATCGCTGGGGCGCTTGCCGCCGGGCTGGTCGGCCTGGGCAATGGCGTAACGCACGCCACCGGCGATCTTCTGGCCCATGGCCGGCGCCACGATGCCTTCTTCGGTGAGCATTACGATCGAGGCCTTGTTGATGCGGTTCAGCCAGGCGAATTGAGTCTGGGTCGGGTCGCCCTTGGCGTTGTGCCCGGTTTGCGCGCTGTCGGGCGTGGCACCGACTTTGGCCGCCTGGGCCGCGCATTGTTCGGTGGTGGCGCAGGGCAGTTCGCCGGTGTTGGCCGCCTGGGCGCCGACGCTGTGGAACAGGGCGAAGGCCACAGCCAGGTGAAGCAGGCTTTTGAGGGCGCGGGGAGATGTGTTCACAGTGGTACCCGATTATTGTTGGAATTATGAGCCGTCGAACGCGGTGAGGCGCGCGCGTCAACATCAGGCTATCGGGTCTGTTTGTAGATTGAAAATATATAGAAAGTGTTGAGGGCAGAGCTTTTGGATATGGCGTTGGCGTGGGCTGGGAAGGGCTTGTTGTGTTGGGCTAGCTTATCGTGGCGAGCGGCCTTGGGGTGGCGAGCGGGCCTGTTGTGGCGAGCGGGCTTGCCCCGCGTTGGGCGCGAAGCGGCCCTGAAACCAGGCGCCGCGTTATTGCTGATGGATTGCGGTGGATTGACTGGGGCCGCTGCGCAGCCCAACGCGGGGCAAGCCCGCTCGCCACGCTAAGCCCGCTATCCACCACAAGCTGCTCGACACGCCAAGCCGGCTCGTTGCAACAAGCGCGGTTCGCCACGAGGTGGCTTAGTGCATCGTGCTGTGGTCCATGCCGTCCAGCCCACGGGCTGGCGCTTTGACTTCAATCGACTGTTTCTCGCCTTTGGCGTTCTCCACCGTCAGGGTCAGCGGCACTTGGTCGCCTTCCTTGATTTGCCCGGTCAGGCCCATCAGCATCACGTGGTAACCATTGGGGTCGAGCTTGACCGCTTTGCCCGCAGGCAGGGCGACCGAGTCCACCGGGCCCATGCGCATCACGTCGTCCTTCATGCTCATCTCATGGATCTGCACGTCCTTGGCCACCGGCGACGCCACGCTGAGCAGTTTGCTGTCGCTGTCGGCGGTGACGGTCATGAACGCGCCGCTGGACGGCTGGCCCGGCACAGAGGCGCGAACCCACGCGTCGGTCACCAGCACCTGGGCACTGGCGTGCGCCGCAAGGCCCAGCAGGGACAGGCCGATCAGGGTGCGCTTGAGGTGTTGAACAGCAGTCATTAGCAGACCTCCATGACGGTGAGCAGGTCTTCTGCGCACTCTTTAGCGGTAAGGGATGCCGACAGGCCCAGGCGCAGGTTGCCGCGGGTGTCGAAGACGAAACTGGTGGCCGTGTGCGACAGGGTGTAGGTGTCGCCGGCGGGGATCTTTTCATAAAAGATCCCGAACTCCTTGGCGGCCACGGCGATTTCTTCCGGGGTGCCGTAGAGCGCTTCAAAGCTTGGGTCGAAGGCCTTGACGTACTTGTCGAGAATCGCCGGGGTGTCGCGCTCGGGGTCGAGGGTGATGAACACCACTTGCATGATCTCGCCGTCGCGGCCCATCAGCTTCTTGGCCTGGGCGGCGCGGGCCAGAGTGGTCGGGCACACGGCGGGGCACTGGGTAAAGCCGAAGAACACCACCGGCATCAAGCCACGGAACGAGCTCAGGGTGACGGTTTCACCGTCGGTGTTCTTGAGCTTGAAGGTGCGGCCCATGATCTTGTCACTGAGGTCCTTGCCGTACTTGAAGTTCAGCTTGGGGCTGTAATCACAGCCGCCCAGCAGGCTGCCCAGGCCCAACAGGCCCATACCGGTCAGCACTTTGCGGCGGGTGAATAACGTACTCATCAACTGTGCATCCTGTGAAACGCCTGGATGACTCTGCAACGGCATAGCAGGCTTTGAAAAGGAGTAATGATGCGGGCGCACAGTCTACCAACCCAGGCCAGCCCACGTAATCTGCGACGTTCTGCCACAGGGCGCGCCGTGCTTCATCCCTTTGGCGCTTCAGTGGTAGAGTCGCCGCCATGAAATTGAGCCACCCCGACCGTTCGCTGATCGCCTGGGCCCTGTACTTCTGCGTGCTGATGAACCTGTTCGTCTGCGGTTTGGGCCATGGACAGATGCTTGGCGAGCAGCTCAACGGCATTGGCGGTGCGTTCTGCTCGGTGGACGGCAGCCAGGCGCCACTTTCCGACAAAGGGTTGGGTAACCCGTCTTCTGGCAACATCTCGAACTACTTTGCCTGCCCGGTATGCGCTGCCGTCACCGTGGCCATCGTGTTCCTCATCGGGCTGGCCTGGCTGTTGGGGCTCGGACACGCCCCACGTCCTGCCCATGAGCGGCGCAACAAGGCGCCGCCGCGTTATTCCTGGCCCTCGGCCAACCCTCGCGCTTCCCCCGCATTCTGACGTGTGCCTTGGGTCTCCTGTGTTCAGGAGGCGTTCTATCGTCACGACTGTGAGTGTATTTGATGATCTCTGTATTGCCTGCAGGCGCCAGTCGCCTGGTCAGCAAGGCATCTCGGCGTATGCGCGCCGAACCGACGCTGCCTGATTACCCGAGCAATTCGCGCTGTTTCGTGCACCTGGATGCGCGTTTATTGCCGTATTGGCACACCTTGTTCGACATCTGCCCGGCCTTGCTCAAGCTGGATCCTCCGGAAGGGTTGAACCTGTTTCGCAGTTTCATGACCTGGGCCTATCACAACCAGCCGCCGCTGGATTGGACGTACCACCTCAACGTCTGCCGCTGGCTGCTCGCCTCGGGGTATCGATCACAGATTGACGAGGAGCCCATCGAGGCTTTCATGGCGGCCGCGGCGGCGCGCTGGATCACTACCGATCAAAGCCAGGCGCAGGGCGTGGTTCTGGGGTGGCGAGGGGCGAGGATTTTCGATTGGAAGGGCAGTGGGTTGGAAGGCGTCGAACATCAGCCATTGCCAGCGCCGCTGGATGACTTTGGCTGGTGCCCGTTGAACCGTCAGGGTGATTTCAGCGGTTGGTTGCCGGTGCCCTGAGTCCCTGGGAGGTCGCGGCGGGTCCCAGGCCACGCCGTGGCCTCGGCAGCAAGGTAGCTGGCGAGGCGTTTCACCTGGCCCTTGTGAGTGGCTAGTTGCTGCTGCCGCCGCTGCTGCGCGGCGTCTTTTTCTGGGTTTTTTTCGCGTCGAGTTGCTTGTGTGAAGTCCCGCTCGTCGAGGCCTTCTCTTTGGGTGGCGTTTCCGTTTTTTTGTCGCTGTCGGAAGGGCTGCTCGGATAGGTGCCTGGCGGCAGAGCAGAACCTGCTGCGCTGTTACCGCTCAGTGAATTCGCGGCGGGGGCGACGGCATCGCCAAAGGCGGCGAAAGCAGGGCTCGCCAGCAGCGCTGAGACGCCGACGACGAGCAACATCCTGTGGGAAATACTGGTCTTCATGACTCAATCCCCTTGCGTGGGCCGAAGCCCGGGAAACCCGGGCCCCGGTGGTGCTTCAATCAAGACTTCTTGGCGCCGCCGCCGGAGCTGTGGGCTCCGCCTTTTTTGCCGGCTTCAGAAGCTTTTTCACGGTCGTTGGCAAAATTGCCGCCGGAGCCTTGACCGCCACTTTTCTTGGCCGTGTCTGGCTTGGCTTTACCGCCTGCACCTGTCGTGGTTTTTCCGCTGGTAGCCATTTCAAAATCCCTCTTCAATGAATGAATCAACGGTGTCGCCTAATTGGGAATGCGTAAGCCAAATCAAAGTTTGAAATAGTTCGTGGCCATGCGACGAACGGGCATCAGGCCGCGATCGGCTTGGCGCCCTGGGCTTTCTTGTGCGCAGCTTTCATCGCTTCCATTTCTGCGCCAAGGGCTTCGAGCACGGTCTTGCCCAACAGCTTCTTGGCCTGCGGGAACATCTCGGATTCCTCTTCTTCGATGTGGTGCTCCAACAGTTCCTTGACCACTTTGACGCGCCCGGAAAACTCAGTGGTGGACGGCTCGGTCTGTTTCAGGTCGGGCAGCACCAGGGCATCGACGGTGCGGTGCTCTTCCTTGGCTTCGTGGTACATGATGTCCTGCTCTTTACCGCCAGCCTTGCGGAAGGCCGGGTAAAGGATCTCTTCCTCGAGTCGGGTGTGCAGGCTGATTTCCATCTCGAGTTTGGCCAGCAATTCAGTGCGTTTCTTGACGCCACGCTCGGTGGACTCGCTCAGTTGGGTCAGCAGCGCTTTGACGCGTTCGTGGTCAGCCTTGAGAAGGTCGATTGCATTCATGGTGAAACCTCACGGATAGCATTCGGGCATGTCGAAGTGCACGCCTCGTGCCCTGGAGGTTGCATCAGTTGTACCAACTTGAATAAATTTAATAAATCTATATTAATCAATGAGATAAGAAGATATGCAAGGCAGCGAATTCGTGCAGCTTGCATGGTTGGGCGGGCGGCAGATTGCAATACGCCGCCTCTATGCGCCGCTGACCTTCCAATGCTTGATGTCTTCGGCGAACACTACCTGTTGCACCTCGTGGGCGATGCCATAGGCCAGCGATTCATGCGCAGCGATGACTTTTTCCTCAGCCGACAGGCACTTGAAAATGTCCAGCTGGGTCTCGGCACGAGTGGTCTCCAACTCATAGATTTTCACATAGCGCGCCAGGTCGTTATCCAGGCTCGACAGGTATTCCCGCAGACGCTGGTGATCGACTGAACTCTGGCTGAAATACCAGTTCATCGGATGGATCAAGAATCGAGAGTGTGGCGTGGTGATGCGTCGGTTCGCCGCCAGGAACATGATGATGCCCATGGACTCGATGTTGCCCGCGTTGATCGCGCACAAGGGCACCGGCAACGCCTTGAGGAAGGTGTAGAGGGTAAAGCCGAAATTGGTGCTGCCACCGGTGGTCGACAGGTTCAGCAGCAGGGAACTGGCGCCTTCGCCGATAGCGTCCAGGCAACAGTCGCGAAAGCGCTCGGTGGTGCTCTGGTCGATCTGGCAGTGAAAGTGGATAACGTGCTCGGTCATCCTGAACCTCCTTAAGTCAGTGCAGGCGAGGTGATTCAGTGTTGAGTCTAGAAGGTCACGCAGGATTAGCTGCAACCGTTGGGCGTGAGCCCTTGCTGAAAATCGAATGGAACCCTCAGGCCATCTGCTTGACCTAATGCATAGACCTCAGGAGGTGAGCTATGCAATTGGAAACTATCTGGATCATTCTGGCCGTGATTCTGCTGATCTTGGAACTATGGGCGATCAACGTCGTATTACGCAGCACCGGTGGCTGGGAGACCAAAGGGCTGTGGTTGATCATTCTTATTTTCGTGCCGCTGTTCGGGCTGATTGTCTGGGCCTTGTTCGGGCCAAAACGTGAAATGGCCGAGCAGCGTAAAAGCTGAGTCCATTGAAGACCGCAAACAGGCGCCCATTGGGCGCCTGTTTACGTTCAAGCGGGTGGTTTAGCCCGCAACAGCTTTAGCAATCGCTTCGTTGAACGCCGGCAAGTCATCCGGGGTACGCGAGGTGATCAGGGTCCAGCCATTGGCCTTGCATTCCTTGACCTGGGCATCCACCCAACCGGCGGCTCCGGCGTTTTCAAGGTCGATCCGCACGCTTTTGTACGAGGTCAGGGTTTTGCCCTTGATCACGCCAGCATCGATCAGCGTCCATGGCCCGTGGCAGATCGCCGCGATGGTTTTGCCGGCCTTGACGAAGTCATTGATCAGGCGCAGCGCGGCGGCATCCTGGCGCAAGGTGTCAGCGTTGACGGTGCCGCCCGGGATAACCAGGGCGTCAAAGTCGCTGCTGGTAACCTGAGACAATTGCACGTCGGATTCCACAGTCTTGTCCTTCTCGGTGTCACCGACGAAGGTCTGAGTGGTGCCGCCTTTGCTGGACGCATGAGTCACCGTGGCGCCATAACCGCGCAGCGCTTCCAGTGGCTTGACCAGCTCATCGCGTTCGATACCGGTATTGGAGGTGATGATGAGGATTTTCTTGCCGTTGAGTTGCGAACTCATGGTCGAGTGTCTCCTGGGTCAGGGATGGTTTTAGTGGTCGTGCTTGGCTTGCAGCTCCTTGGCCATTTTCAGGTGGGCTTCAAGGGTCGGCAGGGTCTTGGCGGCGAAGGCCTTCAGCTCGGCGTTGTCCGAGGAGGCGGCTTCTTTCTGGAACAATTCGACGGTTTTTTCGTGAGCGGCGACCTGGTTGTTGGCGTAGGCCTTGTCGAACGACTCGTCGCGCATTTCGAGAATGGCTTTTTTGGCCTTGTCGGTCAGGGCGGCGTCATCGGGGACTTCGATATCCAGCTTTTTCGCCAATGCCGTCAGTTCCTGATTGGCTTTGGTGTGGTCGGTAACCATGTGCTGCGCAAAAGTCTTTACGTCGGCCGAGCTGCTTTTTTCCAGGGCCAGCTTGCCGGCTTCCACCTCGGTGATACCGCCCTGGGCGGCGTCGTCGACAAAGCTGTTGGACGTTGCGGCCATGGCCGTGGAAATCGAGCCTGCAACCAGCACAAAGGTCAGGCCCATTTGTTTCATCAGCAGAGTAGTCATGGTGGATCTCCTTGAAATCGACAGTGGCGTGATGCCGTACCTGACTGTTGAGGGGGCGCCTCGGCAAAAGGTTTAAATTAATTCGCGGTTTTTTCTCCGGTGGTCATGCATGCCAATTTCCTTGAACTATCGAAATTCGACAGGCTCTGCTGCATAAGCGCCTGCTATTTTTTGTGGGCCTTCAACTGCCTGGAGACAGACTGTGACTGCCGATAAAACCCCAACCCCGATCAGTTCCGAAGACGCCCAAAAAGGCACCGACAAAGCCGACAAGGGCCACACGCTGGAACGCCCGAACCCAAAAACTGAAAGTGTCGACAAGGTGCTGACGCCCACGTCGATCAAAGACATCGAACGCCAAACGGACGCCATCAACGAGCAAGCCGCCAAGGCTGAGCGCAAGTTGGGCCACTGAGCATGGCCAGGTCGATTACGGCTGCGCAGTTGGGCATCGAATTAAGGCCTGAAGACGACGCCAGCCTGTTCAAGTGGTTTATCGCCAGCTTCCTGATGGGCAAGCGCATTCAGGCGCCGATCGCTGCCCAGGCATACAAGGTGATTGTTGAAGAGCAAGGCCGCGATACCGCGCGCAAGTTGCAGCACTGCACCTCCAGGGAGTTGGTGTCGATGCTTGGGCGCGCGCATTACGTGCGCTATGACGAAACCACGGCGCAGCGCTTGCTCGACCTGAGTGCCAAATTGAATGCCGAGTATGGCGGCAAGATCAGCCATATTCGCAGCGCCAGCGAAGACCGTGAGGCCTTCGAAAAGCGCCTGGGTGAATTTGCGGGAGTCGGGCCCAAGACCATCGAGATTTTCATGCGCGATGCCGCCAAGGTGCTGTTTTGACGGCAGCGCTGTATGTGGGTTGCGCGGGGTGGAGTTTGCCGCGTGAACAGTGGGCGGCGTTTGCGAGCGAGGGTACACACCTGCAGCGTTACGCGTCGCGTTTCAACGCCGTGGAAATCAACAGTTCGTTTTATCGCCCGCACCTGCCCAAGACCTATGAGCGCTGGGCCCAATCGGTGCCGCCGGCGTTCCGTTTTTCGGTCAAGGTGCCCAAGCGCATCACCCATGAATTGCGCTTGCAGCGCTGCGAAACCGCGCTGGATGAATTCCTTGAGCAGTGCTTGAGACTGGGTGAAAAGCTGGGCTGCCTGCTGATTCAATTGCCACCGTCTTTCGGCTATGACGCGGCGATTGCTGCGCCGTTTTTCACCGCGCTACGCCAACGTTTTGCCGGTGCCGTGGTCCTGGAACCGCGCCATGCCAGCTGGCTTGAGGCCGAGGCGTTATTGCAGGATTTACACATAGGTCGTGTGGTCGCCGACCCGCCGGTCATCGACGCGGGCATCGGCTGGCAGGGCGTGCAGTATTGGCGATTGCACGGCTCGCCGCGTATTTATCACAGCGCGTATGGGCCGGAACGCGTGCAGGCATTCTCGCAGCAACTGAGCCACTACGTTGCCGCAGGCATTCCCACCTGGTGCATCTTCGACAACACCGCCAGCGGTCATGCCACCGCCGATGCCTTGTACCTACTCAACCTCCACGCGCAGCACTTCCAGCCCTAACTGCTCATAGGCTTCGACACTCGGTACGTGCCACTCGGTGATCAGCGTATGGATGCGGCTGCACGGGCCCACCACAAAGGGCTCCACCGCGCCGAGCTTGTCTGCCATGGTCACCGCCACCACATGGGAGGCACTGTCGAGCAACGCTTGCTTGACCGCCACTTCGTCGAAATGCAACGAGCTGATGCCCACCTGCGGATGCAACGCGCACACGCCGGTAAACAGCAGGTCGGCCTTGATGCTTTGGATCAGGCGCACGGTTTCGTGGCCGCTGGTGGACAAGGTGGCAGGGTTGAGTTGGCCGCCCGCCACAATCACTTTCACATCCGGGTGGTCGGCCAGGGCGATGGCAATCATCGGCGACGGCGTAACCACCGTCAGGCGGATCGCGCGTGGCAGGGATTGCGCGATTTGCAGCGTGGTCGAGCCGGAGTCGAACAGCACGATCTGGCCGTCTTCCACGCGATCGGCGGCCAGGCGCGCAAGGTGGCGTTTGACCTCATTGGTCTCGCCCACACGGGTGAAGAAGTCTTTGCCGGTGTCTTTGGGCCGGGGCAGGGCACCGCCGTGCACGCGTTGCAACAGGCCGGCGGCGGCCAGTTCACCGAGATCGCGGCGGATGGTGTCCTGGGACACGGCAAAGTGATCCACCAATTC encodes:
- a CDS encoding copper chaperone PCu(A)C, producing MTAVQHLKRTLIGLSLLGLAAHASAQVLVTDAWVRASVPGQPSSGAFMTVTADSDSKLLSVASPVAKDVQIHEMSMKDDVMRMGPVDSVALPAGKAVKLDPNGYHVMLMGLTGQIKEGDQVPLTLTVENAKGEKQSIEVKAPARGLDGMDHSTMH
- a CDS encoding SCO family protein, with amino-acid sequence MSTLFTRRKVLTGMGLLGLGSLLGGCDYSPKLNFKYGKDLSDKIMGRTFKLKNTDGETVTLSSFRGLMPVVFFGFTQCPAVCPTTLARAAQAKKLMGRDGEIMQVVFITLDPERDTPAILDKYVKAFDPSFEALYGTPEEIAVAAKEFGIFYEKIPAGDTYTLSHTATSFVFDTRGNLRLGLSASLTAKECAEDLLTVMEVC
- a CDS encoding DUF2946 domain-containing protein, giving the protein MKLSHPDRSLIAWALYFCVLMNLFVCGLGHGQMLGEQLNGIGGAFCSVDGSQAPLSDKGLGNPSSGNISNYFACPVCAAVTVAIVFLIGLAWLLGLGHAPRPAHERRNKAPPRYSWPSANPRASPAF
- a CDS encoding putative natural product biosynthesis protein, yielding MISVLPAGASRLVSKASRRMRAEPTLPDYPSNSRCFVHLDARLLPYWHTLFDICPALLKLDPPEGLNLFRSFMTWAYHNQPPLDWTYHLNVCRWLLASGYRSQIDEEPIEAFMAAAAARWITTDQSQAQGVVLGWRGARIFDWKGSGLEGVEHQPLPAPLDDFGWCPLNRQGDFSGWLPVP
- a CDS encoding hemerythrin domain-containing protein, translated to MNAIDLLKADHERVKALLTQLSESTERGVKKRTELLAKLEMEISLHTRLEEEILYPAFRKAGGKEQDIMYHEAKEEHRTVDALVLPDLKQTEPSTTEFSGRVKVVKELLEHHIEEEESEMFPQAKKLLGKTVLEALGAEMEAMKAAHKKAQGAKPIAA
- a CDS encoding ATP-dependent Clp protease proteolytic subunit, which gives rise to MTEHVIHFHCQIDQSTTERFRDCCLDAIGEGASSLLLNLSTTGGSTNFGFTLYTFLKALPVPLCAINAGNIESMGIIMFLAANRRITTPHSRFLIHPMNWYFSQSSVDHQRLREYLSSLDNDLARYVKIYELETTRAETQLDIFKCLSAEEKVIAAHESLAYGIAHEVQQVVFAEDIKHWKVSGA
- a CDS encoding PLD nuclease N-terminal domain-containing protein encodes the protein MQLETIWIILAVILLILELWAINVVLRSTGGWETKGLWLIILIFVPLFGLIVWALFGPKREMAEQRKS
- a CDS encoding type 1 glutamine amidotransferase domain-containing protein; amino-acid sequence: MSSQLNGKKILIITSNTGIERDELVKPLEALRGYGATVTHASSKGGTTQTFVGDTEKDKTVESDVQLSQVTSSDFDALVIPGGTVNADTLRQDAAALRLINDFVKAGKTIAAICHGPWTLIDAGVIKGKTLTSYKSVRIDLENAGAAGWVDAQVKECKANGWTLITSRTPDDLPAFNEAIAKAVAG
- a CDS encoding DUF4142 domain-containing protein; amino-acid sequence: MTTLLMKQMGLTFVLVAGSISTAMAATSNSFVDDAAQGGITEVEAGKLALEKSSSADVKTFAQHMVTDHTKANQELTALAKKLDIEVPDDAALTDKAKKAILEMRDESFDKAYANNQVAAHEKTVELFQKEAASSDNAELKAFAAKTLPTLEAHLKMAKELQAKHDH
- a CDS encoding DNA methylase, with the protein product MARSITAAQLGIELRPEDDASLFKWFIASFLMGKRIQAPIAAQAYKVIVEEQGRDTARKLQHCTSRELVSMLGRAHYVRYDETTAQRLLDLSAKLNAEYGGKISHIRSASEDREAFEKRLGEFAGVGPKTIEIFMRDAAKVLF
- a CDS encoding DUF72 domain-containing protein; the encoded protein is MTAALYVGCAGWSLPREQWAAFASEGTHLQRYASRFNAVEINSSFYRPHLPKTYERWAQSVPPAFRFSVKVPKRITHELRLQRCETALDEFLEQCLRLGEKLGCLLIQLPPSFGYDAAIAAPFFTALRQRFAGAVVLEPRHASWLEAEALLQDLHIGRVVADPPVIDAGIGWQGVQYWRLHGSPRIYHSAYGPERVQAFSQQLSHYVAAGIPTWCIFDNTASGHATADALYLLNLHAQHFQP
- a CDS encoding DeoR/GlpR family DNA-binding transcription regulator, whose product is MQNTHQAIDLPSLRKQKILLLLERDGKVTASELVDHFAVSQDTIRRDLGELAAAGLLQRVHGGALPRPKDTGKDFFTRVGETNEVKRHLARLAADRVEDGQIVLFDSGSTTLQIAQSLPRAIRLTVVTPSPMIAIALADHPDVKVIVAGGQLNPATLSTSGHETVRLIQSIKADLLFTGVCALHPQVGISSLHFDEVAVKQALLDSASHVVAVTMADKLGAVEPFVVGPCSRIHTLITEWHVPSVEAYEQLGLEVLRVEVE